Genomic DNA from Marinifilum sp. JC120:
CCGGCTACGATCTTTGATTCTAAGTTTTTTGTCATTCTTAAGGGCCTTGATCTTGCCATCCCAATAGGAACTGGTCTGCTTCCAGCGGCCATCCTGCTCTTCGCGCAGATCCTCATAGCCCTTTTTCCTGCCGGAAACAGCGGCCCGATATTCGGCATACAGTTCTCCCCGATGCTTATGCAGCGGTCGAGCAACATACCTATCCTTCTCATTTACCACGATCCCCTTGGTATACTGATAGTGGCCAAGCTGGGCCTCAAGTTTTGACTTGGTAAAATTCCGATCAAGCCGGCTGGCTTTRATAGCCGTCTTGGAATGGCGGTCCTTAATGCTGCAACCGTTCCCGCGCAGACGGACTTCGATCCCGATCTCAGCAAGTGACATGTGGAATTCATGCCAGTCCTGCGCCTTATCCAAAGACTTCAAGATAAAATCCTTGCGTTCCTTCACATACGAATCAAAGGACTGCTGGCCAGAATGAGCCTCGTACGTGTCAGCCCGGTCRTTGCTGCGCTTCGGCTCCTGATCCTTCTTCCTGCCGTTATCGAACTTCAGGGCGAACTTCTGCTCCAGCTCACGRTGYAGCCGGTCGCGCTTGTAGAAATCCCGGAACGGCTCGTAGCGGGTCAGCTTCTCCGGGTGAATC
This window encodes:
- a CDS encoding relaxase, with the protein product MISRRISCKPQNDNYGRLAEYIADAKHKGEKTLMSWCAGCWAGEDYELAIQEVLDTQDLNQRTRKEKTYHLIVSFRPEDESVLTPDDFKEIEQEFSKALGFEEHQRHCGVHKNTNNIHMHIAYNMIHPEKLTRYEPFRDFYKRDRLHRELEQKFALKFDNGRKKDQEPKRSNDRADTYEAHSGQQSFDSYVKERKDFILKSLDKAQDWHEFHMSLAEIGIEVRLRGNGCSIKDRHSKTAIKASRLDRNFTKSKLEAQLGHYQYTKGIVVNEKDRYVARPLHKHRGELYAEYRAAVSGRKKGYEDLREEQDGRWKQTSSYWDGKIKALKNDKKLRIKDRSR